GTGATGCTGTTCACCAACTTCTTCGACGCCCTTTCCTGCTTCATGGCACTGTCGGAATCCGCCAACCTCAAGGATGCCAACGGCAACCCGCGTAACCTCAAGCGCTCGATGACTGTTGATGCCTTCGCCTCGATGATTGCTGCACCACTCGGCACCAGTGCGGCTCAAACCTTTATCGAGTCCGGAGCCGGTGTCGCCCAGGGAGGACGCACCGGCCTGACCGCCGTGGTCATCGCGGTGCTGTTCCTGCCGTTCCTGTTCCTGTCACCGCTGTTGTCGCTGGTGCCCAGCATTGCCACTGCGCCAGCGCTGGTATTGGTAGGCCTGTTCATGATGGCCCCGGTGACACGTATCGATTGGAGTCGTTTCGAGGATGCGTTTCCGGCCTTTCTCGCCATCATCCTGATGCCGCTGACCTACTCGATCACCCTCGGCATCGCCTTCGGCTTCATGAGCTTTGTACTGATCAAACTGGCATTGGGTAAGCCGGGTGAGATCAAGCCGGCGATGTGGGTATCGGCGGTGCTGGCAGTGATCATGCTGGCGACGGCGCAATAGATACACTAGCGCCTAACCGTGGACTGTCGCCTGATGGTGAGAAGCTGTTCTGTCTGCGACAAGCGGCACAACTGGAGCGGAGCAGGCTCTCAAGCCGGCTCCGCCAGGTCGACACTTCAACGTAACGCGCACGGTCACCCCAACCGCTGCGGAACCCCGTTTGACCTGGCGCCGCTGGACTTGACGCCACAGCCCTTGAGCACCACATCAACCAGAAAGCCGGTGATGCGATCGAGGTCCTCATCGTTCAAGCGCTCTCGTCCAGTGATACCGAGCACCTGTGCCTCGAAGTCTGCATAGTGCTGAGTCGCCGACCAGATCAGAAAGATCAGTGATACCGGGTCAACGGGATCCATCAGTCCCATCTCGGACCAGCGACGGAATACTCGCGCCCGACCTTCTACCCATTCCCGCAGGTCGCCGCGCAGGTAGTCCTGCAGAAAGGGAGCGCCCTGCAGAATCTCGGTCGCAAACAGCCGTGAGGCCTCGGGATACTGGCGGGACATCTCCATCTTCGAACGAATGAAGGCGCTGAGCACCTCGCCAGGATCATCATCCTCGTCGATGTCATCAAGCATGGTGTTCCAGCGGGCCATTACGCCTTCGAGCAACCGCACGTACAACGCCTTCTTGCTGCCCATGTAATACAGCACATTGGACTTGGGTAACCCGGCTTGCTCAGCGATCAACTGCACGCTGGCGCCGCGATAACCATGCCGAGAAAACACCCGCTCGGCAGCCTCGAGAATATCCCGCTCGTTACGCTGGCGAATTGCACCACCGGTTTCCGGCGCCTCGGCGGAAACCTCCCTGTCCTGTGACCCTCTTGCCATGGCTCTCGCTCGCAGTTGTGTAGCCGTTGTGTGATCCGTTCTGCAATCCAATGGAAAGGACACAGAGCTTGCCTGATGGGCTACGTCGAGGCAATCACTGGCCCGCTTTTACCCACATGCCTGGGGGTCAGCCCCCCTTGCAGCACAACAACGCTCAACGCTTGGATACAGAATTTTACTCACAGGACTTGAAGAATTTGACCATTTGGTCAACTATTCAGTTAGAGACGATCAAATCCGCAATAATCAAAGCAACATGATCCAAACAAGATGATCTACATAACATGATCCACATAACAACGAACGATCAGCAACAAACACAACAGGACCCTGACATGATCGAATTCCACCTCAATGGGCGGCCGCAGCAGGTTGCCGCAGATGCCCACCTCAGTGTGCTGGAATTACTGCGTGAGCAACTGCTGCTGACCGGTACCAAGGAGGGCTGCGCCTCGGGTGATTGTGGGGCCTGCACAGTGGCCGTTGGTGAGGTCGGGGGCGATGGTCAGCTGCGCTACCACAGTGCCAATGCCTGCATCATGCCCGCACATCAGTTGCAGGGACGTCATCTGGTGACGGTGGAGGGTCTCGCCGATGGAGATCAACTGCATCCCAGCCAGGCCGCGATGGTCGAATGTCACGGTAGCCAGTGTGGCTTCTGCACGCCCGGCATCGTGATGTCGTTGTTCACATTGCATGAACAGCAGCGCCAGCAGCCTGCCCCTTTGTCAGCGGAACGCCTGGAAGCCGCACTGGGTGGCAATCTGTGCCGCTGCACCGGCTACCGCCCGATTCGCGACGCCGCCCTGGCCATGAATGACATGCC
This Halomonas huangheensis DNA region includes the following protein-coding sequences:
- a CDS encoding TetR/AcrR family transcriptional regulator, with the translated sequence MARGSQDREVSAEAPETGGAIRQRNERDILEAAERVFSRHGYRGASVQLIAEQAGLPKSNVLYYMGSKKALYVRLLEGVMARWNTMLDDIDEDDDPGEVLSAFIRSKMEMSRQYPEASRLFATEILQGAPFLQDYLRGDLREWVEGRARVFRRWSEMGLMDPVDPVSLIFLIWSATQHYADFEAQVLGITGRERLNDEDLDRITGFLVDVVLKGCGVKSSGARSNGVPQRLG